A window from Trichomycterus rosablanca isolate fTriRos1 chromosome 21, fTriRos1.hap1, whole genome shotgun sequence encodes these proteins:
- the LOC134335578 gene encoding RNA-binding protein EWS-like has product MNRRLGQPAINIYTDRDSGKPRGDAILSYEEPRFARAAVELYSGEEFQGWKLNMSMAKRKNPQGFMGRGGERGGSSRMPYRGPPKRVGDWDCENPGCCNINFAWRTNCNKCKAPRPEEMSPPPGGMHGGWGGEPGGFRGGSQDGPSMEQGTRRGMRPGKMDMRDRHERRERPY; this is encoded by the exons ATGAACCGTCGCTTAGGCCAGCCAGCAATCAACATCTACACTGATCGAGATTCTGGTAAACCCAGGGGAGATGCCATTCTGTCCTATGAGGAGCCTCGGTTTGCTCGAGCTGCAGTGGAACTGTATAGTG GTGAGGAGTTCCAGGGGTGGAAGCTGAACATGTCCATGGCTAAGAGGAAGAACCCACAAG gtTTCATGGGTCGAGGTGGTGAGAGAGGAGGATCTTCTCGCATGCCTTATAGAGGTCCACCAAAGAGAGTCGGAGACTGGGACTGTGAAAACCC TGGCTGCTGTAACATAAACTTTGCATGGAGGACCAATTGTAACAAGTGCAAAGCTCCCAGGCCAGAGGAGATGAGCCCCCCTCCAG GCGGTATGCATGGAGGCTGGGGAGGTGAACCCGGAGGTTTCAGAGGAGGTAGCCAAGACGGCCCGTCCATGGAACAGGGAACAAGACGAGGAATGAGACCAGGAAAGATGGACATGAG GGATCGTCATGAGCGCAGAGAAAGGCCCTactaa